CGAAAATGGCAGCCTGTTCTGGGCGCTCGACAAGACACTCACGCGCCCAGGACATCGCCTACTCCGAAAATGGGTAGGACGTCCCCTGCTCGATCAACAACTTCTCGAGGCCCGTCTCGACGCCGTagaggagcttcttgagaagcaatcaacCGTTCCTGTATCCCAGCTCGAGTCACTTttggccaacaccaaaactGATCTTGAACGCAGTCTTATCCGCATTTATTACGGTAAATGTACACGCCCAGAACTCCTCTCAGTGCTTCAGGCCCTCCAAAGGGTTGCGAGCTATTACTCAACCGTCAAGAGTCCTTCTGATGCCCCCTTCTCTTCCTGTCTCCTAAATGATGCTGTCTGTGCACTTCCGCAAATTCTTGATACAGTTGTGTCCTATCTCGAGCGCATTAACCTTGTCGCAGCCCGGAAGGATGACAAATATGGCTTTTTCCGTGATGAATTTCAAACAGAGGATATGCAAGATCACCAACTTGGTATCGCTCATGTTGAGCACGAGCTAGATGGCCACCGTGCTGTTGCcgctgagaagatcaagaagaagactgtcGAATATGTCACTGTTGCTGGCATCGAATATCTTATTGAGGTACCCAACACAGATATCAAAAACGTCCCTGCTTCTTGGGCCAAGATTTCTGGAACGAAGAAAGTCTCACGCTTTCACACACCCGAGGTACTTCGCCTCATCACGGAACGCGACCAACACCGCGAGGCCCTAGCTGCCGCCTGTGACAAGGCCTTCACAGATCTGCTCGCCTCCATTTCTGCAGACTACCAGCCTCTTCGCGATGCCGTATCTGCTCTGGCGACCCTCGATTGCATTCTCTCACTCTCTAAAGTTGCTGCTCAGCCAGGCTACTCTCGCCCCTCTTTCCTCCCATCAACCGCCGACCCAACCATCTCTATTACCAACGGCCGTCATGCTATTGCTGAGCATACTCTTGACGGCGGTTACATACCCTTCTCTACCAGCCTCATGCATCCTTCACCTTTGGCTCACCTCATAACTGGCCCCAACATGGGCGGTAAATCTTCTTTTGTCCGCGCCCTTGCCCTTATAGTTCTCCTTTCTCAAGTGGGCTCCTATGTCCCAGCCGATGCCTTGTCTCTCACCCTCTGTGATGCTATTCATACACGGACGGGGGCTCgcgacaacctcttcgcTGGTGAATCTACATTCATGGTTGAAGTCTCTGAAACAGCCCGCATCCTTCGATCGGCCGGCCCCCGAAGTCTGGTTATTCTCGACGAGCTAGGCCGCGGTACCAGTACTCACGATGGCGCCGCCATCGCTCAGGCTGTGCTGCAGCATGTCGTCACTGAAACCCGCTGTCTAACACTCTTCATCACGCACTATCAAAGCCTAGCGCGGGTAGCTGAAGGTCTAGATGGTGTCAAAAACGTTCACATGAAATTCAAGGcagagaagggagaggatggcgaggaacAAGTCACGTTCTTGTACGAAGTTGGTGAAGGTGTTGCTCATCGATCTTATGGCCTGAACGTTGCGAGGCTCGCTCGTATTCCCAAGAAAGtcattgatgttgctgcCCTGAAGTCGGGGCAAATGGAGCAAGAAATGAAGATTCGTCGCTTCAGGGGTATTTGCCGTGCCTTGTCGGACGTGATACATAACGGGCCGGACCAACTTGACCAGCTGGTATCTGGCATTGAACAATTGTAGATAACATCACAACTTTATACGTACTATTTGCGGGTCTCGATAGAAGAAATATAAACCCAATGTCAGAATGACTGGTCTCCCATAAGATGCTTACAATGTCTTCTGTCTTGAAACCCTGTAACTCCAATGTCAAATGATATGTCCGTCTCCCCCGGACTCCAAAGTCCTCCTAGTTATTCTTTTCGCATGACACCATTTTATATGCCTCCTTAAGGCCCCAGATCCCCCATACTGATCGTCTGAGTGCCGCTAAATATTGTCCCAAGTTAATCGAAACTCCTAATTGTGTCCCCACCCAGTACCATTTTGTTGAAAGTTCAAAAATAAAAATAGAATGTCAAAAACGCGAGTCGGTAAAAAGAGGCGTAAGGGGTTGTATGTAATATGTACAGCATTTTTATATCATCTATAAGGGTTAGAACTTTCTTTTAGTCAGAAAGATGATAGCTGTCAGCCAAATGCCTACCTCTGtggctgtcatgatggttcaGAGCAACGATCTATCGTGACTCGCCATGGTCTGGAAGACTGACGAGCTCCATTGATGTATGTGGACCTTGTGATTTTCGTTTGTGCCTGTAGGTCGACAAGACACATATCTTGCCTTCCTCGGTGCTCATCTTGTCAGTCACATTTGTGAGTCGTCCACTGCAAGGCCGTGGGAGAAGTCCAGGTCATTTTCTGTACCATTCAGGTTCCAGGGTGCATTCATGTTTAGCTCTTGCCcctctccaaggccatcgtTGTTCTCATTCGGCTCACAAATTTGTGCCTGCGGTGTTTTCATTCCTCCGTCATCGTGTAAGTGGTCTTGCTGTCGGTTGATAGAAGTAAATGACAATGGGGAGAATGTTGCATTCGGTGTAGCTTGGCTGTAAGGATTCAAGAATGGCCTTTCATGAGAAAAAAGAGGGTTAGTTCCGGGCACTCCCATGAAAGGACTGTTGTTTGTCCCTTGTGTTACATCTCCTGTGATTGATCCCGTGTAGTCTTCATGTTTCAGTTGGAATCCATAGTCTGCGGCCAATCGAAACTGATCTGGGCCAAGTCCTCGATACTGGTCAAAATTTGGAGGGACGAATGGAAGGCGTGACGAAGAATTATAGATGGTAGCGTCTTTCAAAGCATACGAAGCTTCTACATGACCGAATGTGCCTGTTTGTGTGTAAGTCCAAATCCAGAATCCCGTTGTGAATAATGATGGCTCAGATGCTCCTCAAACTTACCCGGAGGGAACGACTCAGGTCGAAGTGCCGTAGATGTTTCTCGGCCTAGAAGTTGTCGTGGTGCTAGATCTCTTGGATGTGGCGTGGGAGAAACAAGATTTGAATGAAGAAAGTTGTCAATGCTTCGAGCCCCGTGCTTCGTGCGAAGGTCGAATCTAGTTTCGGTGTCAGTTTTTTCGTACAGAAGCGGCACAAAACCTCACCTTCTACCATTCCGAGTAGCAGGAAGTGGAGGTTCACTGATGGAAGCTTTTGTTTCGTATTAGcgatttctctctttttcaGTTCGCACAATACCCACCTGGCCGGTCCTTTTCATCACTAAAAACATCGTGGATATCTTGCGATTTTTCTGGTGGGGGATATGTCTTGGGTTCTTTCTCTCGGGTTTTTTTCTTTGTAGGGTTTGCGTTCTTTCCCGTGCCAGGTTTTGGGCCACGAGCAGTACTACGGCGTTGCTTGGGAGCGTTGGCCGAGATTTCAGCAAGAGGTGTGGCCTTTTTGCGCTTCGTTTTTGGAGCTTTTCGTGGTGGTGTCTGGCAATGTTAGCATTTGGAAGGGACTTTCTCTCGTGGTACATACTGATTCTTCCTGGCCAGGAGCAGGAGAGGAAGCATCATCATACACGTCCTTCGTCCTTTCAACTTCTAGTTCAGATGTCATGATGACTTGGGTAGGTTCGATACGCTCCGAAGCCCTCTTCATTCTGTCGATTACGGACTTCGGCTTCTTTTGGTTCCGAGTCCGCCTCATCTCGTCGTCGGCAAGATCCATTTTCCCCATTCCTGGCCACACTTGGCCCTTCAGCGACATTGAGTCGGCTCCCAGAGAGAATTCTTCTTGGACATCTTGATCTGGTTCATGGTCAAAAAAGCCCGGGAAGATCGGGAATTCGTCGAGAATTTCGTCTCCTTCGAGCTTAATCGCAGGGCTCATTGATGTCTCCTGTTTAATCTTCCGCTTGTTTTGCTTTCGGCTGTTAGAAAAACGAACAACCACTAGGGGAGGATATCACTACCTTGGCAGAGGCAAAATTGGTTCCTTGATTGCGCCGGCTACGagcctcttccttcaactGCTTTGCTCTCATTCTATCGACCAACAGTGCCTCGATGCCATTTTGGGAGTACTACTCCTCGTAACGTTGAAGTTTGACCGCGGCGGTGATATCTTGatgagccttgagcttcgtTTGGGTTTCGTGATGAAGGTGTCCTTTCGAAGCGATATGAGTaagaagatgagagacgTCCGAAAAACGAGGAGTCTCAGGGCACACGGAACAAAATAGTGGGATATGTCGACTGATAGAGCTGGCTGCATTGTCTCCTGGTAACGCTGTAGTAGCCATGACCTAAACCACAACGTAATGGTCAGTAACCCCTCTTTTTTCAGTAACCACTCAGGGCGGATTTTCAGCAAATTGTTTGGGCTACGGTACCAAGGGAGCTATCAATGGCGTGTAAAACGGGTTGTGGATCGTTATCCTCCTTGTCTGAGAACGAATGGGAAAGGGCTGACAGACAGGTCAAAACGAGGGCAATAGTGAGTGCAATGAGTcgaaatggagatggaatcaAGTTTCGGGTCGAAAAGAGCAGGTcttgtgtaagtgaagataAGGCAAAGTCTGtgatcgagaagaagggaagacAAGTAGCTAATGAGAATACGAAGGGAAGTTGCTTACCAGTGGTGGCTTTGTGGACTTCCTGCTTcgagccatgattgcggcTTACAGCAGTAGAGGCTGAACTTTTGAACTGACGATGCAGGATCGACTCCTTGTTGCTTCACATGGATAACAGCCGGCCGATGGCAGAGTGGAAAGGAAGGAAGGCTCAATCTGGAGACTTTCTGAGACGCAGGTTAAGAGGAAGTTGCAACGTCTTCGAAC
This region of Fusarium verticillioides 7600 chromosome 3, whole genome shotgun sequence genomic DNA includes:
- a CDS encoding DNA mismatch repair protein MSH3 gives rise to the protein MAPTPKSSEKKQQSLTSFFTPKTVNGLAAVFEKQSRAQAVKSQSQSQPQSSSKDNESPSRKRALDDAGKENEKPGKTLKRARVDDTPANEDSSTFFSRSKAGDQGTIGTRTERYRYDGSSAPTTQDGDRSTEPIQTDDEDAEERRQHQELHKRFVKKLGHPDALAWRRNLQDTVPAGEDEDAGADEDDAPAPAKTKKKGSKTGKLTPMEIQFLDIKRKHMDTILIMEVGYKFRFLGEDARIAAKELSIVCIPGKMRYDEHPSEAHLDRFASASIPVHRLPVHAKRLVAAGHKVGVVRQIETAALKKAGDNRNTPFVRKLTNLYTKGTYIDENGELDQSGGSGAPSGGYLLCITESKAKGWGTDEKVDVGIIAVQPATGDIIYDNFEDSFMRSEIETRLLHISPCEFLIVGDLTKGTDKLVQHLSGTSTNVFGDRSRVERVPKSKTMAAEAYSHVTKFYADKLKDNAQDETAAALLDKVLKLPESVTICLSAMINHLQEYGLEDIFDLTKYFQSFSTRSHMLINGTTLESLEVYRNFTDHSENGSLFWALDKTLTRPGHRLLRKWVGRPLLDQQLLEARLDAVEELLEKQSTVPVSQLESLLANTKTDLERSLIRIYYGKCTRPELLSVLQALQRVASYYSTVKSPSDAPFSSCLLNDAVCALPQILDTVVSYLERINLVAARKDDKYGFFRDEFQTEDMQDHQLGIAHVEHELDGHRAVAAEKIKKKTVEYVTVAGIEYLIEVPNTDIKNVPASWAKISGTKKVSRFHTPEVLRLITERDQHREALAAACDKAFTDLLASISADYQPLRDAVSALATLDCILSLSKVAAQPGYSRPSFLPSTADPTISITNGRHAIAEHTLDGGYIPFSTSLMHPSPLAHLITGPNMGGKSSFVRALALIVLLSQVGSYVPADALSLTLCDAIHTRTGARDNLFAGESTFMVEVSETARILRSAGPRSLVILDELGRGTSTHDGAAIAQAVLQHVVTETRCLTLFITHYQSLARVAEGLDGVKNVHMKFKAEKGEDGEEQVTFLYEVGEGVAHRSYGLNVARLARIPKKVIDVAALKSGQMEQEMKIRRFRGICRALSDVIHNGPDQLDQLVSGIEQL